In candidate division WOR-3 bacterium, the DNA window CGCGCCGCGCGCCAGAGAATCCGCAGCGCGCTGTGACCGGTGACTGCCTCGCTGCGCTGCGAGATGACCTGCTTCATCACATCGGTGCACTCGATGACCGTCACGAGCTCGAGTGCGTGCAGGTCGAACTCGTGGTTGAGGAACTTCTGCTCCTGCCGGTTGAGGTAGTCAAATACCCGCTCTCGCGCCTGGGCCAGATTCTCCGATTCCCGCAGCACGTCATAGAGCTCGGGATTCGCATCCCAGATGGGCTGGAACTTCGGCGTCGTCATTAGCCTTTTCCGCGCTGACCCTGCGGGTCCGCGCTGCCTCAGTTTATGCCCGATACGGGCCGTGGTCAACGCGAAATCTCGCCCTTGACCGGCGCGACAATGCGCCTAACCTTCTCCCGTGCCTCTGTGCCAAAACACCACTCTACTTCGAGTCTGGCTCGAAGCGCATCGGCCCGCCTCCAACTCAGCCGCGAACTTGGTCGCCGGCGCCGCCGGAAACATCCCGCGCTGGATAAGGGTTGACAACCCTGCCTGTCCGCAGGCCGTCGTGTGCCGGACCGACCGGCGCCTGACCCTGTACGCCGAGAATCCGCGCGCCGCGGCCTGCGTGGTCGCATCGCTTCCCCGCAACCTGCGCCAGCGGTTCGGCGCTACGCCGTCCCGATTCTTTCGCACGATTCGGCGCCTTTGGCCCGGCCCGGACGCGCGGCGTAGGGCCTGGACAAACTACTGCCATATGTACATCTTGAAGCCTGGCCGGCTCGCGCCTGCTCCGCGTGTGCGCGTGGGTCCGCTCCGGCCGGCCGACGCGCCGCTCATCGCCCGCAACTGGCCTTACGGCCGCCGCCGGGTGGAGTACGTGAAGTCCCGAATCAAGGCGATGCCCAGTTCGTGTATCCGGCGCGATGGAAGGCCGGTCGCGTGGGCGTTGATCCACGACGACGGCTCGATGGGGATGCTGCACGTGCTGGAGCAATTCCGCGGCCAAGGGCTGGCACGCGCCATAACCGCCCATCTTGCCCGACAAGTGGGCAAACTCGGCATCCAGCCCTTTGTCTACATCGTGCGCACGAACCGGGCTTCAATCAGCCTGACCGAAACTATGGGGTTTGAAAAACAGGCCGAGTACATCTGGTTCGGCACCGACCGCTAACCGGGCTGCGGTTGTCCTGAAGAACTGCTAGCCGATGCCGCCGAAAGAGACTTCCTTCAGCGCCTTCAGTTCGTTGACCAGTTGCAGGGCTTCACCGACTCCGGCGGCGCGGAGTAGGACGCAGCCCTTGTGTTCCTTACGCTCGACCCTCGGCAGTGAGCTTAGAAAATCTCTAATCTCCTGTGGTGTGACCTTGAGATAGCCGGCAAGGTGGTCCTGGCTTATGTTGACAACAACGATGACTTCATCCGGCTGGGGAAATGGCCAGCGGTTCGGATCCACAGCAAGGGTGATTGTGGCTTCGGGCTTGAACCGGCCACCCGGGAGCGGCAGCAGGTATTCGTTTCCGCGGCGCACGAGCTTCAGGTCGTCAAGTCCGGCCAGCCTATTGAGGATTTCCTGCTGTTGGGGAGATGCCTTGCTCAGGATGAACGGTTCGTGTTCAGCGGCCGCTTCGTGCCTGGCACTGGGTGGTGCTGGTTCGGTGTGGCGCTCGACGATGATGGTGCGCTGTGCCGCCTCAACCGTGTGGTCTGCGGCGGTCCCGGGTTTTGGGTCAAGCAACACCGGTCGGACCAGTTCTACGCCGTTGCTCGCACAGTAGGTGTAGCTGAGTACCCGGACTTGGATGTTCATTCCTGCAAGATAGCTGAGGGTGTCCTCGACCTGCTTTGTCCGTGCCCGGACAACTAGTACGATCGGAAAGCGTCCAAGGCTGAGGCTCCTCTCGATGCCGCTGCGGAAAGCGCCGACGTTCCATTCCTTGCCAACCCGGGCACTGAGCCGTTCCACAAGGGAGCAGCCAAGTGCCTCATCAAAGGCCTTGGCCAGAGTCTCGTAGGGCTGGCGCCAGAAACGGCCGCCCGCGGCCAGGAGGTCACCAACGATACTGGACAACTCGGTGTCATCGGCCGGACAGGCAACGAGCTGGACTGCACCGGCCGCATCTACCGCAACCAGCACCCGGTTCGAGGCTGAGCCGGGTGCAATAATCGCGGCGCGGGGAGTGCCTTGGCTTGCATCCAGCATGCCGAGAAACTCGGGCACGTCGAGGATGAGCTGAAGCGGGTCAAACGGTGTGTCCGATGGCCGGGGCTCGACGGTCTGCCACCGGTCGCTTGCACCGCTTACCCTGATGCAGCCGCTGGTCACTTCCTGCCTCCGGTCCTACTGTCCGGCTTGCGTCTGGTGCTGTCAGGCGGAGGTCGCTTGTCCGCCATTACACCAGGCTTGGTGCCAGCCCGTGCCCAGGGGAAATCGGGCGGCACTGGCTCAGCCTGGTCTTCAGGCTCTGTCTCTTCGCTAGCTGTGGCGATAGTTTTGGTAGGCACCGGTTCTGGCTCGGGCCGGGTGGGTTCGAACCAAGTCTCCCGTGGTGCGGCTGCAGGTTCGGCCCAACCCGATTCAACCTGACCCGGCATCACCAGCTCCACTTCTCCGCTGCGGAAGGTGGTGAAACTGACGGTCCGGGGCGGAACGTTCAGCGAGTCTAGGTACGCTATCATGTCTGGCGGCACGGCGT includes these proteins:
- a CDS encoding GNAT family N-acetyltransferase codes for the protein MPLCQNTTLLRVWLEAHRPASNSAANLVAGAAGNIPRWIRVDNPACPQAVVCRTDRRLTLYAENPRAAACVVASLPRNLRQRFGATPSRFFRTIRRLWPGPDARRRAWTNYCHMYILKPGRLAPAPRVRVGPLRPADAPLIARNWPYGRRRVEYVKSRIKAMPSSCIRRDGRPVAWALIHDDGSMGMLHVLEQFRGQGLARAITAHLARQVGKLGIQPFVYIVRTNRASISLTETMGFEKQAEYIWFGTDR